A DNA window from Campylobacter anatolicus contains the following coding sequences:
- the accD gene encoding acetyl-CoA carboxylase, carboxyltransferase subunit beta yields MNFSDIFSKIRKAQPRPEEAPTHWVKCDSCHSLMYYKEVEACFNVCPKCGYHMRLKPIDRINLLCDEGSFVELNTNLKPTDPLNFVDKKSYKKRITESKEKTGRTSSVICGEGKCNGINIQLVVFDFNFMGGSLASVEGEKIVRAIKRSIKKQEPLIIISASGGARMQESTFSLMQMSKTSAALKLLDEAKVPYISILTDPTMGGVSASFAWLGDIIIAEPGALIGFAGQRVIKQTIGSDLPEGFQRSEFLLEHGLIDAIVPRNEHKKFISDMLNLLDNKQKNTIKDSKIQLDLDDYEKSNNKPFELKLKSKG; encoded by the coding sequence ATGAATTTTTCTGATATATTTTCTAAAATAAGAAAAGCACAACCACGTCCAGAAGAGGCACCGACGCATTGGGTAAAATGCGATAGTTGCCATTCATTGATGTATTATAAAGAGGTTGAAGCGTGTTTTAACGTATGTCCAAAATGTGGTTATCATATGAGATTAAAGCCTATTGATCGTATAAATTTACTATGTGATGAAGGCAGTTTTGTAGAGCTTAATACAAATTTAAAACCAACCGATCCGTTAAATTTCGTAGATAAAAAATCATATAAAAAACGTATAACCGAAAGCAAAGAAAAAACTGGACGAACTAGCTCCGTGATATGCGGTGAAGGCAAATGTAATGGAATTAACATTCAACTTGTTGTTTTTGACTTTAACTTTATGGGTGGCTCACTAGCTTCGGTAGAGGGCGAAAAGATCGTTCGTGCAATCAAACGCTCTATCAAAAAGCAAGAGCCACTTATAATTATAAGTGCATCTGGCGGTGCAAGAATGCAAGAGAGTACCTTTTCACTTATGCAAATGTCTAAAACCTCGGCTGCACTTAAACTACTTGATGAGGCAAAAGTACCTTATATATCGATACTTACAGATCCGACTATGGGTGGCGTAAGTGCCTCATTTGCTTGGTTGGGCGATATTATTATTGCTGAGCCTGGTGCCCTCATAGGATTTGCTGGGCAACGCGTTATAAAGCAAACTATCGGCTCAGATCTACCAGAAGGCTTTCAAAGATCTGAGTTTTTGCTAGAACATGGGCTTATAGATGCTATCGTGCCACGAAATGAGCATAAAAAATTTATAAGCGATATGCTCAATTTGCTTGATAACAAACAAAAAAATACCATCAAAGATAGTAAAATTCAATTAGATCTGGATGATTACGAAAAATCAAACAATAAGCCGTTTGAGCTGAAGCTAAAGAGCAAAGGTTAA
- a CDS encoding 23S rRNA (pseudouridine(1915)-N(3))-methyltransferase RlmH, producing the protein MEISVFSIQKSRADIFENEIKEYIKMSAKFANINDKIIFSDKIAKAQTLGRLEALSAYNEVYEPNLKGFCIALDERGESLDSYKFAKIFENNAQINFFIGGAYGLSDELKQKMQRVISLSKMTIAHKIAKLVLFEQIFRGLCINANHPYHK; encoded by the coding sequence TTGGAAATTTCTGTATTTAGTATACAAAAATCACGTGCAGATATCTTTGAAAATGAGATAAAAGAGTATATAAAAATGTCTGCCAAATTTGCTAATATAAACGATAAGATTATATTTAGCGACAAGATAGCAAAGGCACAAACCTTGGGACGTTTAGAGGCGTTAAGTGCCTACAATGAAGTTTATGAGCCAAATTTAAAAGGTTTTTGCATCGCACTTGATGAACGTGGAGAGTCGCTAGATAGCTATAAATTTGCCAAAATTTTTGAAAATAACGCTCAAATAAATTTTTTTATAGGTGGAGCTTATGGGCTTAGCGATGAGCTAAAGCAAAAGATGCAAAGAGTCATTAGTCTTAGCAAAATGACAATAGCCCACAAGATAGCAAAGCTCGTACTTTTTGAGCAAATTTTTAGAGGGCTTTGCATAAACGCAAACCATCCATATCACAAATAA
- the dksA gene encoding RNA polymerase-binding protein DksA, producing MTQNELEFFKKLLEERKNQIKKNIDDASREVSGLRDSGASDEFDIASINTDQLIEQSISTQQRAELNEIDTSLNKIANKTYGICEMCEEDIGIARLKVKPHARYCITCREIVEKTSKI from the coding sequence ATGACGCAAAATGAGTTAGAATTTTTCAAAAAACTTCTTGAAGAGAGAAAAAATCAAATCAAAAAAAATATAGACGACGCTTCTCGTGAAGTCAGCGGGCTTCGTGATAGTGGTGCTAGTGATGAGTTTGATATAGCTTCGATAAACACAGATCAACTAATCGAACAATCAATATCTACACAACAAAGAGCTGAGCTAAACGAAATAGATACATCTTTAAACAAAATAGCAAACAAGACTTATGGGATATGCGAAATGTGCGAAGAGGATATAGGTATAGCTCGTCTAAAAGTCAAGCCACATGCTAGATACTGTATAACGTGTAGAGAGATCGTAGAAAAAACATCTAAAATTTAA